Part of the Pseudomonas lijiangensis genome is shown below.
GAGCAGCTGGTTCCATGAACAACAGCAAGATGCGGGCCAGCTTTGCCAGAGAAGGCAAATGAAAGGAGATCAGGTCTGACCGATGAACAATTGGCGCTCGGCGTCGAATAGCCGGCGGATGGTCAGGTACTCGCTGTCGATCAGGCCAATCAGCTCTTCGAGGCCTGCACGCTGCTGCTGGCGAGCACGCTCTTCAAGCTGGCGGCACAGGTCGGACAGAACCATTGCGCCCATGTTGCTGCTGCTGCCCTTGAAGCTATGGGCCGTGAGGCTCAGCTCCTGCATGTCCAGCAGTTCGGTATCGATAGCGCGGCGCAATTGCGTCACGCGCTGCTCGGAATCCTTGAGGAAAACATCGAGCAACGTTGGATATTCGTCTTCCATGACTTCCTGCAGAACACTTAAAACGCTGTAATCCAGATGAATCGACACTTGCTCACTCCTTGATCAAGACTCCGGAGGCGGATTATGCCACTGCTCTCCAGAAAAATTCCACGCAAGCAACCCGGCCATCCTTAGACCATTGCGCCTGCTGGCTCAATTCACGAATCAACTTCAGACCACGACCATGCAACCCCTCAAGCGAGGAAGGCATGGCAAGCATCTGCTGCACATCGAAGCCCTGGCCACTGTCTTCGACACGGATCGTCAGCCGACCACCCTGCTCCACAGGCTCCACCTGCAGATGCAAGCGGACAAAACCCGACTGCAATGCCTCAAGCCGGTCCGTCCGCTCTTTATAATAGCGGGCAAATCCGGCGGCATCCTGCTTGAGTGCAGAATCCAGCCCCAACACACCATGCTCCAGCGCATTGCTGTACAACTCGGTAAGCACGCTGTGCAGTGCCGCACTCTGCGCCTGAAGTCCCGGCACCTCAAGCAATAACTGCATCAGGTAAGGCAAAGGGTTGAAGCGCCGCAGGGTTGAAGCCCGAAACTCGAAGCCGACCGACCAGTCCAGCGGGCTCGATGCCGCATTGTCGGAGTAGTTCGACACGGCAGGCGTATCCTGCTCCTCGTCGATAACACTGATTTCCAGCATGCTGACGTCATCACGCGCCCGCCCGCCAAAATCGTTCAGCGCCTGGAGAATTTCCTGAATCAGCAACGGCGGATGACAGTTTGCGGTCAGGACCTCGCGCAACCGCTCCACACCGAACAGTTCATCGCGACTGTTACTGGTATCCAGCACACCGTCGGACAACAGGAAAATCCGGTCCCCTGTGGACAGCGGGTAAACCTCCGTCCGGTCATCAAAGGAGCCGGCACGCAAGACCCCGAGCGGCAAATGCCTCGAAACCAGCGGCAAGTGACTGCCGTCAGCCACCCGAAGCAGATAAGCATCGGGCAACCCGCCATTCCATATCTCGACGTGCTGCTGCTTGAGGTTGACGCACAGCAACGCCGCACAGCAGAACATGTCCACCGGCAGGATGCGCTTGAGCTTGGCATTCATTTCCCGCAGGGTTTCGCCCACGCCATAACCCTTGGCGGTCATGCCGTAGAACACCTCGGCCAGAGGCATCGCCCCCACTGCTGCCGGCAGGCCATGCCCCGTGAAGTCGCCGAGAAAGACATGCATGTTTCCGGCAGGCGTATAGGCGGCGAGCATCAGGTCGCCGTTGAACAGCGCGTAAGGCGATTGCAGGTAGCGAATATTGCTCGCTCCCAGACACCCCGAATGCGCCACCTGATCGAATACCGCCTTGGCAACGCGCTGCTCGTTGAGCAGGTAGTCATGATGCCTGGCAATCAGATCACGCTGATGCAGAACCGTCTCCTGCAACAGGCGCAGCCGGTTCATGGCATTGATCTTCGCCGCCAGCACCAGCGGGTTGTAGGGCTTGGAAATGAAATCATCGCCACCGGCATCCAGACAGCGCGCCAAAGCTTCGCCTTCGGTGAGAGACGTCAGGAAGATGATCGGTACCAGCGACTCGCCGGACAGGCTCTTGATACGGCGCGCCGCCTCGAAGCCGTCCATGACCGGCATCAGCGCATCCATCAGAATCAGTTGCGGTCGCTCGGCCTCGAACATCGCCAGCGCTTCGATGCCGTTGGCAGCACTCAGGACTCGATGCCCCTGACGCGAGATGATGGTCGACAGCAGCAAACGATCGCTGGCACTGTCGTCAGCGATCAATATGCACAACCCCTTGGCTGCCGAGGACAAGAGCGTCAGCTCAACTGGAACAGTTTCGAGAAATTGGAAATGGTGAGGATCTTGATGACATCCGGCGTGCAATTGACCAGCTCCACCACCACGTCATCGCCACCGGCATGATCGCGCAGCAGCAACAACATCCCCAGGGCCGAGCTGTCCAGATAATGAGTGCGGGCCAGATCCACCACGTACTTCAGATTTGCGGAGTGGTCTTGATAAGCTCCGCGAAAATCCTGGTGAGTGGAAAAATCGAAGCGCCCCTCGATAAACACGGTCAGTTGCTGACCGTCCTGGGAAAGCTCGGAGGTGATCTTCGCCATAAGGACTCCTGAAGTACGTCATCACACCGCAAGCGTAGACGAGAGAATGGACATATCAATCCTGCTCACGGCGAGGCAGGCGCTGGGATAACTCATCGAGCAACTTCTGCTCGCGCTTGTCTTCAAGCTGACGCGCTTCGTCAATATAACGCTGCACCAGTTTGCGCAGACCTTCGACCCGCGCATAGCATTCCTGCCAGGCGCCGCGAGCCTTTTCGAGATTGACCTTGTGCCACTCCAGACTCTTGTTCTGCTGGCCGACGGCAGTTTCCAACTGATTGAGGAAGCGCTGATAGTTGGTCAGCCATTGCCCGGATACACCATGGCTACCCTGGCTGATCCATTGCTCCTGATAACTCAAGCGAAAGCGCTCAAGCTCTTCAAGCTTGCTGTAGGCCAGGTTGACCTGCCCCTGAAAGTGCCCAAGACGCTGGGCTGCCGTACGCTCGGCAGCCTCTGCCATTTCGACCACAGGCGCCAGGCGCGCCGCACGACTCTGGGCCATGATCTATCAGCCGCCAGGAGCCGGGGCAAAGACTGCCGCCAGCGCTTCACTGCTGGCCTGCATGCTTTCGTTATCGCGCAAACCCTGACGCAGATAGCGCGCCAATGCCGGCTGCAGAGCAATGGCCGTGTCGGTTTCCCGATCACCGCCCGCCACATAGGCACCCACGCTGATCAGATCGCGGCTCTGCTGATAACGGGACCACAACTGTTTGAAGAACTGCGCACGCCCCATGTGTTCAGGGCTGACCACTGCCGGCATGACCCGACTGATGGAGGCTTCAATATCGATGGCCGGGTAATGCCCCTCTTCGGCCAGACGCCGCGACAGCACGATGTGGCCATCCAGTACGCCTCGGGCAGAGTCGGCAATCGGATCCTGCTGATCGTCCCCTTCGGACAGCACGGTATAGAACGCCGTGATGGAACCACCACCGGCTTCGGCATTACCGGCACGCTCAACCAGCTTGGGCAGACGGGCAAATACCGAAGGCGGATAACCCTTGGTTGCAGGCGGCTCGCCGATGGCCAGGGCAATTTCCCGCTGGGCCTGGGCAAAACGGGTCAGGGAGTCCATCAGCAACAGGACATTCTTGCCCCGATCACGGAAATACTCGGCAATGCGTGTGCAGTACATGGCGGCGCGCAGTCGCATGAGCGGTGCATCGTCCGCAGGCGAAGCGACCACCACCGAACGCTTGAGCCCTTCTTCGCCCAGGATGTGCTCGATGAACTCCTTGACCTCACGGCCCCGCTCACCGATCAGGCCGACGATGATGATGTCCGCCTCGGTAAAGCGCGTCATCATGCCCAGCAGCACACTCTTGCCCACGCCGGTACCGGCGAACAGCCCGAGACGCTGGCCGCGGCCGACCGTCAATAAACCGTTGATGCAGCGAATCCCCACATCCAGCGGCTGGCTGATGGGGTCGCGCTTGAGCGGGTTGATGGCCGGGCCATCCATCGGCACCCAGTCTTCAGCCTTGATGGGCGGACGCCCGTCCAGCGGCCGACCGGCTCCGTCGAGCACCCGACCGAGCATGCTCATGCCCATGGGCAGGCGCCCGGTATCGGCAAGCGGCACGACCCGCGCACCCGGTGCAATACCGGCCACACTGCCCACCGGCATCAGGAAAACCTTGTTGCCCGAAAACCCCATCACTTCCGCGTCGACTTCGACGGGATGATGACTGTCATCGTTGATCACCACACAGCGACTGCCCATGGCCGCCCGCAACCCCTCGGCTTCAAGGGTCAGGCCGACCATGCGCAACAGGCGCCCTTCCACCACCGGCTGGGCAGGCAAGGTGATGGAGTCGGCATACGACCCCAGCCGCTTGCTGAAACTGGTGCGATCAAGGCGCATCGTTTTTCTCTATATCGACTGCACTGGCAGGAACCCCGGTCAGCTCGATATTCAGATCGGCCGCGCCAGGATGAGTGACCTGTTCATGCAACTGGTCGTACATTTTGGAGATGGCCAGGGAAATCCGCGTCTCGACACTGGCGTCGATACGGCTGTGTTCGGTTTCGATCCGGCAGCCGCCAGGCAACAGGCTGTCATCCTCGAGAATCTTCCAGCTTTCTTCATGGCGCTCACGCAGCGCCTTGACCAGCACGAAGTCCTGGGGATTGATAAAGATGCGCAGGTTCTGGGCACCCATGGGCAGCAGCTTCAGGGCATCGCGCAGGACGTGGGCGATCTGCTGCGAATCGGTCTGCAACTCGCGCTGGATGACCTGGCGGGCAATGTGCTCCACCAGATGGATAACCGCCTTTTCGATCTGCGTGTCCTGTTCGGCAACCGGCTCCAGCAGATTGAGCATCAACTGTTCGAGACTGGCGAGCTTGGCCGTCAGAGCCACTTCCGCTTCCTGTCGGACCTTGAGCTGGGTGCTGTGAAAGCCTTCTTTTTCGCCTGTGGCAAAGCCTTCGTTCCAGGCTTCCTGGCGAATGCTTTCCAGTTCCTCCAGGGTCAGCGGCTGAACCTCCTCCAATGGAACTTCTTCCATTTCGGCCGGTTCTTCCTCCACTGGCTCCGGTTCGGGTTCCGGCTCAGGCTCTTTATGCGGGTCGAAACTTGGCAGTGACCACATATCGAAGCCAACGATATCCTTGGCGCGAATGAGATCACTAACCGGGTCTTTACTGGAGCTGGACATGAGTCAGGGCAATCCTTAGATCATTTCCTCGCCACCTTTGCCACCGAGCACGATCTCGCCGGCCTCGGCCATACGACGTGCGATGGTGAGGATTTCTTTCTGTGCGGTTTCCACGTCGCTGACACGCACCGGCCCCTTGGCTTCCAGGTCGTCGCGCAACAGTTCGGCAGCACGCTTGGACATGTTCTTGAAGATCTTTTCCTTGATCGCCTCGTCCGAACCCTTGAGCGCCAGCACCAGCACGTCCGAAGACACTTCGCGCAACAGCGCCTGGATACCGCGGTCGTCCACGTCGGACAGGTTGTTGAAGACGAACATGAGGTCTTCGATCTGAACCGACAGGTCTTCGTCGACCTCGCGGATCGAATCCATGAGCGCGCCTTCGATGGAGCTGTCGAGGAAGTTCATGATATCGGCAGCGCGCTTGATACCACCCAGGGTGGTACGCGACGTGTTGGCGTTACCGGAGAACTGCTTCTCGAGAATCTGGTTCAGCTCCTTGAGAGCTGCCGGTTGTACGGTATTGAGCGATGAAACCCGCAGGATGATGTCCAGACGCACCTTGTGGTCGAAATGCCCAAGCACCTCGCCCGCCTGATCGGCGTCCAGATAAGCCACCACGATTGCCTGAATCTGCGGGTGCTCGAAGCGGATCACATCGGCAACCGCACGCGGCTCCATCCACTTGAGACTGTCCAGGCCACTGGTGTTGCCGCCCAGCAGGATACGGTCGATCAGGCCGTTGGCCTTGTCTTCGCCCAGAGCCTGAGTCAGCATCTTGCGGATATAGCCGTCGGAACCGACGCCAAGGCTGGTCTGATCGCCGACGATATCGACGAACTCGCTCATGACCTCTTCGACCTGCTCACGATGCACGTTGCGCATCTGAGCCATCGCCACACCCACTTTCTGCACTTCCTTGGGGCCCATGTGCCGAAGCACCTGAGCCGCATCGGTTTCACCCAGAGAAAGCAGCAGCACGGCGGCTTTCTCGACTCGGGTCAGTTTGGCTACGACGGCTCGATCATTCATCAGTGTTAATCCACTCTTTCACAACCTGGGCCACACGACCCGGATCTTCGGCCACCAAACTCTTGATTGCATTCAACTGTGCGTCATAACCCTCGGTCGGGCTAGGCAGCAGGATACTTTGCGGACCACCCAGGCTGACACGGTCATTGGACAGTTCGCCATCCATGCCACTGCCACCCATGCCACCGAAGCCACCCAGCTCCGAGTCGCCGAACCCGCCCAGTTCCTTACTCTTGCCGCTGGTGATGTTGTTCAGCACAGGGCGCAGAACACCGAACACCAGAATCAGGATGAAGATCACACCCACGGCCTGCTTGAGGATGTCCCAGAACCATGGCTGCGAGTAGAACGGAATTTCCGGGATCACTTCACCGCGCTCGCTGGAGAACGGTACGTTGATCACGCTGACACTGTCGCCACGGCTGGCATCGAAGCCGACCGCATCCTGAACCAGACGCGTGAAGCGGGCCAGGTCAGTGGCGCTCCATGGCGCACGGGTCACTTCGCCGTTGGCCGGGTTGGTCTTGACCATGTCGTCCACAACAACCGCTACCGACAGACGAGTCAGACGACCCTGCTGTTGCTTGGTGTGGCTGATGGAACGATCCAGCTCGAAGTTCTTGGTCGACTGCACGCGCTTGTCGGCCGGGTACGGCGCCAGAGCGGGCTGGCCGGTGGCCGGGTCCATGATCTGCTGACCGTTGGCATCGAGCAGCGGCTGGCCTGGGGCGATAGCGGCTGCGGCACCGGCAGCACCACCACCGGTGGTCTGAGGCGCTGTCGCAGGACCTGGCGGCTGGTTGCTCAAGGCACCCGGAACACCTTGCGGGCCGGAGCTGCTGGAACGTTGTTCATTGACCGACTGCTCGCTGCGCAAGGCTGGCTGGTCAGGGTTGAAGCTTTCGGCTGTCGATTCGACGGCGCTGAAATCCACCACCGCCGAGACTTCTGCCTTGTAACGGTCGCTGCCCAGAATAGGTTGCAGGATGTTCTGCACACGCTGGGTCAGCATGCCTTCCATACGGCGGCTGTAGTCGAACTGCTTGCCGGCCATGGTCAGCTCGGAATTCTCGGCCTGATCGGAAAGCAGATGGCCTTTCTGATCCACAACCGTGATCTGAGATTTGCTCAACTCGGGAACGCTGGTAGCGACCAGATTCACGATTGCCACGACCTGGCTTGGCTCAAGGGTACGACCTGCGTACAGCTCGACCAGAACCGAAGCACTTGGCTTGCGATCGTCACGGACAAACACCGAGCTTTTCGGAATCGCCAGGTGCACGCGGGCAGCCTTGACGTTATTCAGGGACGAGATGGTGCGTGCCAGTTCGCCTTCCAGACCACGGCGGTAGCGCGTGGCTTCCATGAACTGGCTGGTACCCAGGCCCTGATCCTTGTCGAGAATTTCGAAACCGATGTTGGAGTCGTTCTGCACCACGCCAGCCTGAGCCAGCTGGATACGCGCACGCTGCACGTCATCGGCCTTCACCAGCAAGGCGCCGGAGTTGGGCTCGACGGTATAGGAGATGTTCGCTGCAGTCAGGGTTTCCATGATCTGCTTGCTGTCCATTCCCGCCAGGCTGCCATAAAGCGGCCGGTAATCGGGTTGCTGGGACCAGAGCACCACGGCAAAGCCAATGGCCACGCTGGCAGCCAGACCGACCATGAGGCCGATCTGACGCAGCATGGTCATTTCAGAAAGGTTTTCCAGAAAAGACAGACCAAACAAGGGTTTCTTGTCGGGAGAGCCCGCTCTTGCCGGAACGGTTTCGGCTGTTGCTTCGGCCATGACTCAGTACGTCCCTTAAACCGGCATCTGCATGATGTCTTGATAGGCTTGAACCAGCTTGTTGCGAACCTGGGTCAAAGCCTGAAACGAGACGCTGGCTTTTTGTGAGGAAATCATGACGTCAGTCAAATCGACACCACTCTTGCCGATTTCAAATGCGTTCGCCAACTGACCTGCGGCCTGCTGGGTTTCGGAAACCTTGTTGACGGCCTGGCCAAGCATATCGGCAAAGCTGCTGGTGCCGACTTCCGGCGTAGCGGTCACTGGCTTGGACGCCGCCATGGCATCCATCTGCATGGCCCGCATATCCAACATCAAGCGATTAAATTCAACACCTTGGCTCATGGACATTTTCTCTCGTAAGGCCCGCAATTTTTTGACACTGATTCAGCGGATAGTGAAGACATAGCAACAAGAGTGCCAAATAGATAACGACACCCGCTTCACTTTGCCCTCACCCGCGTCCCAGACCTTCTGGGTGAACCCCGCATCTCGCACAATGGCATCAATATGCCATTGAATTACAACATTCATACGACAAAGCCAGCAGAAGAGATCACCCCTTCCCGACCCGCCGGAAAAGCTCAGGTCGCGAACAGATAAGCCTCGACATCCATGCCCGCATCACGCATCTGTGCCAGTTTGTAGCGCAGCGTCCTGGGACTGATACCCAGTCGCTCAGCCGCTTCCTTTCGACGCCCACGCTCAGTGCGCAGGGTATCGATGATCACTTGAAACTCACGACGCCGCAGATCATCTCCCAGAGCACCGGCCGACTCGGCAACAGTAGCGGCTGGTACATTATCCACCGCCACCGCAGGCGCCAACGGCACCGAAGCCACAGATGGCGAGGCCCCGGTAACAGGTCCCGCCAGGCAGAAATCTTCAGCCTCGATCACACCGCCCTGCTGCAATATCAAGGCCCGCTGCACGGCATTGTCCAGCTCTCGCACATTGCCCGGCCATGAATACGCCACCAGACACGCCTGCGCCTGGGCAGACAATCGCACAGGTGCATGCTTCATTTTATTGACGTGTTTGGCCAACAGACGCTCGGCAAGCGGCAGAATATCGGCAGTCCTTTGACGCAACGCTTGCCATGCCAACGGGAAAACCGATAACCGATAAAACAGATCCTCACGAAACCGCCCGGCCGCCACTTCACCCGCCAGATCACGATTGGTAGTTGCCAGGACCCGGATATCCAGGCTGATCGGCTTGCGAGCTCCCACCCGCTCCACCTCACGCTCCTGGAGTACTCGCAGCAGCTTGGCCTGCAAGCCCATGGGCATTTCGGATATTTCGTCCAGCAGGATAGTGCCGCCATCCGCCTGTTCGAACTTGCCCGCCTGCGCCGCAATGGCACCGGTAAACGACCCCTTTTCATGCCCGAACAGTGTCGCTTCCAGCATGTTGTCCGGAATCGCCGCACAGTTGATCGCTATAAAAGGCTTATCGGCACGTGGCGAGTTTTGATGAATGAATCGCGCCAATACTTCTTTGCCCGTCCCGGACTCACCGGAAATCAGCACGGTGGAATCACTCTTCGCCACCCGGCTGGCCAGGTTCAGCAACTGGATACTGGCGGGCTCCACGGCAATCGGCCCATCGCCTTCAGCAGGCCCAAGACGCCCCAGCGCATGCCGGGCAACCAACGCCAGCAAGGCCTTGGGCTCGAAAGGCTTGACCAGATAATCCGCCGCGCCCTGACGCATGGCATCCACAGCCCGCTCGACGGCACCATGGGCCGTCATCAGCAGAACCGGCAATTGCGGATGGCGACTGCGCAACAGTGCCAGCAATTGATGACCATCCATGCCCGGCATGTTTACGTCACTGATGACCAGACTGAAGGGCTCCTGATCCACCGCAAGCAGGGCATCTTCAGCCGAACCAACAGCACGATAATCGTAACCGGCCAACTCAAGCGTCTCGCCGAGCGCTTCGCGCAGCGAACGGTCATCCTCGACCAACAGCACTTTGATCGACATCAGTGGCTACTCACTAAAGCGGAAACCGGAATCAACGGCA
Proteins encoded:
- a CDS encoding Hpt domain-containing protein, whose product is MSIHLDYSVLSVLQEVMEDEYPTLLDVFLKDSEQRVTQLRRAIDTELLDMQELSLTAHSFKGSSSNMGAMVLSDLCRQLEERARQQQRAGLEELIGLIDSEYLTIRRLFDAERQLFIGQT
- a CDS encoding ATP-binding SpoIIE family protein phosphatase, with protein sequence MSSAAKGLCILIADDSASDRLLLSTIISRQGHRVLSAANGIEALAMFEAERPQLILMDALMPVMDGFEAARRIKSLSGESLVPIIFLTSLTEGEALARCLDAGGDDFISKPYNPLVLAAKINAMNRLRLLQETVLHQRDLIARHHDYLLNEQRVAKAVFDQVAHSGCLGASNIRYLQSPYALFNGDLMLAAYTPAGNMHVFLGDFTGHGLPAAVGAMPLAEVFYGMTAKGYGVGETLREMNAKLKRILPVDMFCCAALLCVNLKQQHVEIWNGGLPDAYLLRVADGSHLPLVSRHLPLGVLRAGSFDDRTEVYPLSTGDRIFLLSDGVLDTSNSRDELFGVERLREVLTANCHPPLLIQEILQALNDFGGRARDDVSMLEISVIDEEQDTPAVSNYSDNAASSPLDWSVGFEFRASTLRRFNPLPYLMQLLLEVPGLQAQSAALHSVLTELYSNALEHGVLGLDSALKQDAAGFARYYKERTDRLEALQSGFVRLHLQVEPVEQGGRLTIRVEDSGQGFDVQQMLAMPSSLEGLHGRGLKLIRELSQQAQWSKDGRVACVEFFWRAVA
- a CDS encoding STAS domain-containing protein — protein: MAKITSELSQDGQQLTVFIEGRFDFSTHQDFRGAYQDHSANLKYVVDLARTHYLDSSALGMLLLLRDHAGGDDVVVELVNCTPDVIKILTISNFSKLFQLS
- the fliJ gene encoding flagellar export protein FliJ; the encoded protein is MAQSRAARLAPVVEMAEAAERTAAQRLGHFQGQVNLAYSKLEELERFRLSYQEQWISQGSHGVSGQWLTNYQRFLNQLETAVGQQNKSLEWHKVNLEKARGAWQECYARVEGLRKLVQRYIDEARQLEDKREQKLLDELSQRLPRREQD
- the fliI gene encoding flagellar protein export ATPase FliI — translated: MRLDRTSFSKRLGSYADSITLPAQPVVEGRLLRMVGLTLEAEGLRAAMGSRCVVINDDSHHPVEVDAEVMGFSGNKVFLMPVGSVAGIAPGARVVPLADTGRLPMGMSMLGRVLDGAGRPLDGRPPIKAEDWVPMDGPAINPLKRDPISQPLDVGIRCINGLLTVGRGQRLGLFAGTGVGKSVLLGMMTRFTEADIIIVGLIGERGREVKEFIEHILGEEGLKRSVVVASPADDAPLMRLRAAMYCTRIAEYFRDRGKNVLLLMDSLTRFAQAQREIALAIGEPPATKGYPPSVFARLPKLVERAGNAEAGGGSITAFYTVLSEGDDQQDPIADSARGVLDGHIVLSRRLAEEGHYPAIDIEASISRVMPAVVSPEHMGRAQFFKQLWSRYQQSRDLISVGAYVAGGDRETDTAIALQPALARYLRQGLRDNESMQASSEALAAVFAPAPGG
- the fliH gene encoding flagellar assembly protein FliH: MSSSSKDPVSDLIRAKDIVGFDMWSLPSFDPHKEPEPEPEPEPVEEEPAEMEEVPLEEVQPLTLEELESIRQEAWNEGFATGEKEGFHSTQLKVRQEAEVALTAKLASLEQLMLNLLEPVAEQDTQIEKAVIHLVEHIARQVIQRELQTDSQQIAHVLRDALKLLPMGAQNLRIFINPQDFVLVKALRERHEESWKILEDDSLLPGGCRIETEHSRIDASVETRISLAISKMYDQLHEQVTHPGAADLNIELTGVPASAVDIEKNDAP
- the fliG gene encoding flagellar motor switch protein FliG translates to MNDRAVVAKLTRVEKAAVLLLSLGETDAAQVLRHMGPKEVQKVGVAMAQMRNVHREQVEEVMSEFVDIVGDQTSLGVGSDGYIRKMLTQALGEDKANGLIDRILLGGNTSGLDSLKWMEPRAVADVIRFEHPQIQAIVVAYLDADQAGEVLGHFDHKVRLDIILRVSSLNTVQPAALKELNQILEKQFSGNANTSRTTLGGIKRAADIMNFLDSSIEGALMDSIREVDEDLSVQIEDLMFVFNNLSDVDDRGIQALLREVSSDVLVLALKGSDEAIKEKIFKNMSKRAAELLRDDLEAKGPVRVSDVETAQKEILTIARRMAEAGEIVLGGKGGEEMI
- the fliF gene encoding flagellar basal-body MS-ring/collar protein FliF — translated: MAEATAETVPARAGSPDKKPLFGLSFLENLSEMTMLRQIGLMVGLAASVAIGFAVVLWSQQPDYRPLYGSLAGMDSKQIMETLTAANISYTVEPNSGALLVKADDVQRARIQLAQAGVVQNDSNIGFEILDKDQGLGTSQFMEATRYRRGLEGELARTISSLNNVKAARVHLAIPKSSVFVRDDRKPSASVLVELYAGRTLEPSQVVAIVNLVATSVPELSKSQITVVDQKGHLLSDQAENSELTMAGKQFDYSRRMEGMLTQRVQNILQPILGSDRYKAEVSAVVDFSAVESTAESFNPDQPALRSEQSVNEQRSSSSGPQGVPGALSNQPPGPATAPQTTGGGAAGAAAAIAPGQPLLDANGQQIMDPATGQPALAPYPADKRVQSTKNFELDRSISHTKQQQGRLTRLSVAVVVDDMVKTNPANGEVTRAPWSATDLARFTRLVQDAVGFDASRGDSVSVINVPFSSERGEVIPEIPFYSQPWFWDILKQAVGVIFILILVFGVLRPVLNNITSGKSKELGGFGDSELGGFGGMGGSGMDGELSNDRVSLGGPQSILLPSPTEGYDAQLNAIKSLVAEDPGRVAQVVKEWINTDE
- the fliE gene encoding flagellar hook-basal body complex protein FliE codes for the protein MSQGVEFNRLMLDMRAMQMDAMAASKPVTATPEVGTSSFADMLGQAVNKVSETQQAAGQLANAFEIGKSGVDLTDVMISSQKASVSFQALTQVRNKLVQAYQDIMQMPV
- a CDS encoding sigma-54-dependent transcriptional regulator; the protein is MSIKVLLVEDDRSLREALGETLELAGYDYRAVGSAEDALLAVDQEPFSLVISDVNMPGMDGHQLLALLRSRHPQLPVLLMTAHGAVERAVDAMRQGAADYLVKPFEPKALLALVARHALGRLGPAEGDGPIAVEPASIQLLNLASRVAKSDSTVLISGESGTGKEVLARFIHQNSPRADKPFIAINCAAIPDNMLEATLFGHEKGSFTGAIAAQAGKFEQADGGTILLDEISEMPMGLQAKLLRVLQEREVERVGARKPISLDIRVLATTNRDLAGEVAAGRFREDLFYRLSVFPLAWQALRQRTADILPLAERLLAKHVNKMKHAPVRLSAQAQACLVAYSWPGNVRELDNAVQRALILQQGGVIEAEDFCLAGPVTGASPSVASVPLAPAVAVDNVPAATVAESAGALGDDLRRREFQVIIDTLRTERGRRKEAAERLGISPRTLRYKLAQMRDAGMDVEAYLFAT